The genomic stretch TTTTGCATTGCGTGTACCTTGTAGGGCATTGGCAGCCCGTGTCAAGCGGTCGTTGCCCGGACTTGGTGGTTGGTGAGGTGAGAGGTTCTTATTCCCGCTTTGCATTTTCTCCTGCTGTCATGTTATAGTTACGAACAATTTCTGGATACATATGCATCATTTTAACGAGGAGATTCAGTACAATGTTTAATAGATTCAATCGGTTTGTCTGCATGGCTGTCATCATGTCACTGGTCATGCTCAATGTGTCCGTGCCTATGGCAAAGGCGGCAATGATCTCCACCGAGACCTCCATCTCTGCGTCCATGAATGAAGAAAACCGCGCTGTCGTGCAGGACTTTTTCGAGAGAAGCGATCTGCGTCAGGCTCTTGAAAGCCACGGAATTGACGTTGATGAAGCGCAGGCTCGGGTAGACGCCCTGTCTGATGCCGAAGTGGCGCAGCTTGCACAGCAAATTGAAGAAATGCCTGCCGGTGCCGGTGCACTCGGAACTATTGTCGGTGCTGCCGTGCTGATCTTTGTCATACTGCTTATTACCGACATAGCGGGGGCGACGGATGTCTTCCCCTTTGTGAATAAGTAGGTATGAACGTGAGAAAAAGGATTGGGGGCGGCCGTATGGCTGCCCTTTTTCTT from Pseudodesulfovibrio profundus encodes the following:
- a CDS encoding PA2779 family protein; protein product: MFNRFNRFVCMAVIMSLVMLNVSVPMAKAAMISTETSISASMNEENRAVVQDFFERSDLRQALESHGIDVDEAQARVDALSDAEVAQLAQQIEEMPAGAGALGTIVGAAVLIFVILLITDIAGATDVFPFVNK